In Drosophila nasuta strain 15112-1781.00 chromosome 4, ASM2355853v1, whole genome shotgun sequence, a single genomic region encodes these proteins:
- the LOC132794947 gene encoding uncharacterized protein LOC132794947 has protein sequence MSEENETNSCSKRQLRGFKNHYILAMPPSCRANCERIKYNMKFVLIISFYLICSTQCILVEEHKTASEELLMAISSPNNNTNNSSTFSNNGMNTTNNIGSNVIHSSPGVGSKSYLDKLDNMERSVAAVIIKVAYGTTSTTKRSIPDNSYVLGLTTVATPPLTTLRYQLAHHKPQITSNSRHRNYELDLERDHALPTSAPNADILKSNNNPTYPNPNRHHSSSTNNHDRDRHRHTMQYNSTPMPSFPNLLKKNHPKGQPTIPMYPGDIPSYSPPSRSFFTPPLPPEYQNPFADKPTLRGTNNEGLIAGNTVQYNNRRPIPPPSLTPGHERIPFRPPDLTGESNVNGHPNISYSSHILDVKKKANASSNTEFTGDRKKALNTPSRSTSNEQDIAVEATDINHKINTHIDHKSSQDVSDGNAIKRQEVLPNIRRILGSNGKKSDIPAVLLRQVTQRPIVSYQKPPASAIVAVTANEHTNIDETTKEKNNNDESTNGAGSNINKSKQMDHNDFATHDSFANNISKVGVTTPSAAAAAIDDAVATSFTSATMQQAKPTITAKDVPRKASSSDGSTASTAAATIWTWAWHVHIYLSVVLFTILAVYSLYKLLTYNKLTHLFAQSYFVYIHLILIAICIMRIFYLCFDAYNVHGTFHIFVSELLLNLPATFLTVAFSVLILFLFLKSLNHKNNRYSALVRPLTVVVGCGVHVLLCITLHYVESYTLQNHHMYFQQQQQQQYFRRQQQQQQLQQLQLQQQHQSQSLSSATITSITSGSAITMLSSTSLASPQPPPRVLSLICQIIYIFICLSLGLLYLYLYRILKRILRSKSQNYIHGYQNLSYAIHITIATALLFVLLATLQIFGAVCISSVRTSLGEVDVDWMQWGYQFSLRLIEIAIITLISWVTGLKHNVNGTNSNAPSAVNGDVHMIGHSAVAAVGTGTAIREKHGAVAHQHSNVANFFLPCTSGSSQEQFENDYPTICNANTNLHTYTMRTGKLIYDDSYALHSLGGPGAGVGAGAGAVGVVVSPEYQMQEPTYQRPYDTGSIRSALNHNMKSAQTSQRYHHHQHQQATYITTTGYMTDATTDHYENPNFDLITNSSTMGGRVEIAVPGGGASAGSCGMKLSKNTVSSGSASVTGSGCGSGSGSGSSGTSQQQMLLLQSDSCYSEPLQENSSYEFHNFERPIFKEESHASDECWPERDREREKHKKCKGRKQNNVGNLERTTYDNQERRSSNSTNSCSSSSNNGVVVSSRYASYNSYERKHHDGIRKSGTLNNIVNGSTMGIMIPQGPAQRHGVMQCGKRSINGTQTLNERSHYYQRSTAQQSRNRCNDFELAAPIPSTPTAQNELSLKKHQQQQLQQHYNHHNSDDEADEEEEEDDDDEMMPGCNVESANLITNNDNNSITSNPLTVHLHHHLPNVSNAKSIHHQHQNPLEMPELSVNLGSASVTAMATDNLMVSDQTYRRSRANNDDENVDQLGARTHAIHNVLHQPTHSIPSTSLLQINSNGIDC, from the exons ATGAGCGAAGAAAACGAGACTAACAGTTGTAGTAAAAGGCAACTCCGTGGCTTCAAAAACCATTACATCCTGGCAATGCCACCATCCTGTAGAGCAAACTGTGAAAGAATCAAAtacaatatgaaatttgtcttaataatttcattttatctAATATGCTCAACGCAATGCATATTAGTTGAAGAGCACAAAACAGCTTCGGAAGAATTGCTAATGGCAATTTCATCACCTAATAACAATACAAACAATAGTTCAACTTTCTCTAATAATGGCATGAATACTACCAATAATATTGGATCAAATGTCATTCATTCATCACCCGGAGTAGGATCGAAATCATATTTGGACAAATTGGACAATATGGAACGGAGTGTAGCGGCTGTGATAATTAAAGTCGCTTATGGTACAACTTCAACAACCAAACGGAGTATTCCGGACAACAGCTATGTTTTGGGGTTGACCACTGTTGCAACACCTCCTTTAACCACTCTCCG GTATCAATTGGCCCACCATAAACCACAAATTACGAGCAACAGTCGTCATAGGAATTACGAATTGGATTTAGAAAGAGATCATGCGCTTCCTACATCTGCGCCAAACGCCGACATATTGAAGAGCAATAATAATCCAACATATCCAAATCCAAATCGTCATCATAGCAGTAGTACCAATAATCATGACAGAGATCGACATCGACATACAATGCAATATAATTCAACACCGATGCCATCAT TTCCGAATTTATTAAAGAAGAACCACCCAAAAGGACAGCCAACAATACCTATGTACCCAGGAGATATACCATCGTATTCACCGCCATCCCGATCATTTTTTACTCCTCCATTGCCGCCCGAATATCAAAATCCATTCGCTGATAAACCAACACTGCGAGGCACCAACAACGAAGGTCTGATTGCCGGTAATACTGTTCAATATAATAATCGACGTCCTATTCCACCTCCAAGTTTGACGCCTGGTCATGAGAGAATACCATTTCGTCCCCCAGATTTAACTGGTGAATCAAATGTGAATGGACATCCAAATATTAGTTACTCAAGCCATATTCTAGACGTGAAGAAGAAGGCAAATGCTTCATCGAATACTGAATTTACAGGTGATCGCAAAAAAGCACTGAATACGCCATCCCGCAGCACCAGTAATGAGCAAGATATTGCAGTCGAAGCAACAGACATtaatcataaaattaatacgCATATTGATCACAAATCAAGCCAAGATGTCAGTGATGGAAATGCGATAAAGCGGCAAGAAGTGTTGCCAAATATACGACGAATTCTTGGttcaaatggcaaaaaaagcGATATACCAGCAGTGTTGTTACGTCAGGTGACTCAGCGTCCCATTGTCAGCTACCAAAAACCGCCAGCTTCGGCAATTGTTGCTGTGACGGCAAATGAACATACAAATATTGATGAAACCACTAAggaaaagaataataatgaTGAATCTACGAATGGTGCTGGctcaaatattaataagagTAAGCAAATGGATCACAATGATTTTGCAACTCATGATTCATTTGCTAACAATATAAGCAAAGTTGGAGTTACCACACCAtctgcggcagctgctgccattgATGATGCAGTTGCCACATCTTTCACATCAGCGACAATGCAGCAAGCGAAGCCAACAATAACCGCAAAAGATGTTCCACGAAAAGCATCATCAAGTGACGGATCAACAGCATCCACTGCCGCAGCTACAATTTGGACGTGGGCATGGCACGTCCACATCTATCTTTCcgttgttttatttacaatactCGCAGTTTATTCGCTGTACAAGCTGCTGACTTACAACAAATTGACACACTTATTTGCTCaatcatattttgtatacattcATCTCATtctaattgcaatttgcataatgcgaatattttatttatgcttcgATGCATACAATGTACATGGTACTTTTCATATATTTGTTTCTGAGCTGTTGTTAAATTTGCCAGCGACGTTTTTAACGGTTgcattttcagttttaattttatttttatttttgaaatcatTGAATCACAAAAACAATCGATATTCGGCATTAGTCCGACCTTTGACTGTAGTTGTCGGATGTGGTGTTCACGTGTTGCTCTGTATAACGTTGCATTATGTAGAATCGTATACTTTGCAGAATCATCACATGTActttcagcagcagcaacagcagcaatattttcgccggcaacagcagcaacaacagctccAACAGttacagttgcaacagcagcaccaatCGCAGTCATTATCTTCAGCAACAATAACGTCTATTACATCAGGGTCAGCAATTACAATGTTATCATCAACCAGTTTGGCTAGTCCACAGCCTCCGCCTCGCGTTCTTTCACTTATCTgccaaattatttatatatttatttgcctgAGTCTAGGTTTACTGTACCTTTATTTATATCGCATACTTAAGCGAATACTGCGCAGTAAATCTCAGAATTATATACATGGCTATCAGAATCTGTCATATGCTATTCATATTACTATTGCAACCGCGTTGTTATTCGTTTTGTTGGCCACGCTGCAAATCTTTGGCGCGGTTTGCATCTCGTCGGTGCGTACTAGTCTTGGCGAAGTCGATGTAGATTGGATGCAGTGGGGCTATCAATTTTCATTGCGTCTCATTGAGATTGCTATAATTACGTTGATTTCTTGGGTCACGGGTCTCAAGCACAATGTGAACGGCACTAATTCAAATGCACCCAGCGCTGTAAATGGCGATGTTCATATGATTGGCCACTCGGCGGTTGCTGCAGTTGGCACTGGGACTGCGATAAGAGAAAAGCATGGTGCCGTCGCACATCAGCACTCCAATGTCGCCAATTTCTTTTTGCCATGTACATCAGGTTCGAGTCAGGAGCAATTTGAAAATGACTATCCAAcgatttgcaatgcaaatacaaatctacatacatacacaatgCGTACGGGGAAGCTCATTTATGATGATAGCTATGCGCTGCACTCATTAGGTGGACCAGGCGCTGGAGTTGGTGCAGGGGCTGGAGCAGTTGGCGTCGTTGTCTCGCCGGAATATCAGATGCAAGAGCCAACGTATCAAAGACCTTATGATACGGGATCTATTCGTAGCGCTCTCAATCATAATATGAAATCCGCTCAGACTTCACAACgctatcatcatcatcaacatcaacaagctACATATATAACTACCACCGGCTATATGACAGATGCGACAACGGATCATTATGAGAACcccaattttgatttaataacCAACTCCTCTACAATGGGTGGCAGAGTGGAAATTGCTGTTCCTGGAGGCGGTGCCAGTGCTGGAAGTTGCGGTATGAAGTTGAGCAAAAATACTGTTAGCTCTGGGTCGGCATCAGTAACCGGTTCTGGATGTGGTTCAGGATCTGGTTCAGGTTCTTCAGGTActtcacaacaacaaatgttgtTATTACAAAGTGACAGCTGTTACTCCGAGCCCCTACAAGAGAACTCTAGCTATGAATTCCATAATTTTGAGCGGCCCATATTTAAAGAAGAGTCCCATGCCAGCGACGAGTGTTGGCCGGAGCGGGATCGGGAGCGAGAGAAACACAAGAAGTGTAAGGGTCGCAAGCAAAATAACGTTGGAAATCTAGAGCGAACCACATATGATAACCAGGAACGACGCAGTTCCAATTCAACAAATTCGTGTTCCTCTTCCTCAAATAATGGTGTCGTCGTCAGTAGCCGGTATGCGAGCTATAATTCATATGAACGTAAACATCATGATGGTATAAGAAAGAGCGGCACTCTTAACAACATTGTGAATGGTTCGACAATGGGAATAATGATTCCTCAAGGACCAGCTCAACGTCATGGAGTGATGCAATGCGGCAAGCGCTCCATAAATGGTACTCAAACTTTGAATGAACGTTCGCATTATTATCAGCGCAGTACTGCACAACAAAGCAGAAATCGTTGCAATGATTTTGAACTGGCTGCACCAATCCCATCAACTCCGACGGCTCAAAATGAATTGTCCCTTAAgaaacatcagcaacaacaactgcagcaacattACAATCATCACAACTCCGATGACGAAGCAGATgaggaagaagaggaggatgatgatgacgaaATGATGCCTGGTTGCAATGTTGAAAGCGCAAATTTGATAACAAATAATGACAACAATAGCATCACATCTAATCCACTTACAGTCCATCTGCATCATCACCTACCAAATGTGAGCAATGCAAAATCCattcatcatcaacatcagaATCCATTGGAAATGCCAGAGTTGAGTGTGAATTTGGGATCGGCATCAGTAACAGCAATGGCCACTGATAATTTGATGGTTTCTGATCAGACTTATAGGAGATCTCGTGCTAATAATGATGACGAAAATGTCGATCAATTAGGAGCTCGAACTCATGCTATTCACAACGTGCTGCATCAACCAACTCATAGCATTCCCAGCACCTctttattgcaaataaatagcaATGGTATTGATTGCTAG
- the LOC132794909 gene encoding adapter molecule Crk isoform X1 — MDTFDVSDRSSWYFGSMSRQEATEVLMNERERGVFLVRDSNSIEGDYVLCVREDTKVSNYIINKVQQQDQIVFRIGDQSFENLPKLLTFYTLHYLDTTPLRRPALKKIEKVIAKFDFVGSDQDDLPFQRGEVLTIIRKDEDQWWTARSSTGQIGQIPVPYVQKFYDDSIGEDNVDQPTTLNISSCLARTNISYSVNCDPPTVSTGQFSTLKRTDLNRKLPARARVKQSRVPNAYDKTALKLEIGDIIKVTKTNINGQWEGELNGRKGHFPFTHVEFVEDCDLSSNCTNIRFNSANDWVEQH, encoded by the exons atGGATACATTTGATGTATCTGATAGAAGCAG TTGGTACTTTGGATCCATGTCTCGGCAAGAAGCAACTGAGGTGTTAATGAATGAACGAGAACGTGGAGTTTTTTTGGTTCGTGACAGCAATTCAATAGAAGGCGATTATGTGCTTTGCGTGAG aGAAGACACTAAAGTGAGCAACTACATTATTAACAAAGTGCAGCAACAAGACCAAATTGTTTTCCGCATCGGTGATCAGTCATTTGAAAATTTACCAAAACTGCTTACGTTTTACACACTACATTATCTGGACACCACACCATTAAGACGACCAGCTctgaaaaaaattgaaaaggtTATTGCCAAGTTTGATTTCGTTGGCAGT GATCAAGATGATTTACCATTTCAAAGAGGCGAAGTGCTTACTATAATTCGAAAAGATGAGGATCAATGGTGGACTGCTCGCAGCTCTACGGGACAAATTGGACAAATACCGGTTCCCTACGTTCAAAAA TTCTATGATGACTCTATAGGGGAAGATAATGTGGATCAGCCGACAACATTAAATATCAGTTCATGTTTAGCACGTACCAATATTTCATATAGTGTTAACTGCGACCCACCTACCGTATCGACTGGTCAGTTTAGTACATTAAAACGGACAGACTTAAAC CGAAAGCTCCCAGCCCGAGCACGTGTTAAGCAATCAAGAGTACCAAACGCGTATGATAAGACTGCGCTCAAATTGGAAATTGGTGATATCATTAAAGTCACTAAAACCAATATTAATGGTCAATGGGAAGGCGAGTTGAATGGACGCAAGGGTCATTTTCCATTTACACACGTTGAGTTTGTTGAGGATTGTGACTTAAGCAGTAATTGTACGAATATCCGATTTAATAGCGCTAACGATTGGGTTGAACAACACtaa
- the LOC132794909 gene encoding adapter molecule Crk isoform X2: MDTFDVSDRSSWYFGSMSRQEATEVLMNERERGVFLVRDSNSIEGDYVLCVREDTKVSNYIINKVQQQDQIVFRIGDQSFENLPKLLTFYTLHYLDTTPLRRPALKKIEKDQDDLPFQRGEVLTIIRKDEDQWWTARSSTGQIGQIPVPYVQKFYDDSIGEDNVDQPTTLNISSCLARTNISYSVNCDPPTVSTGQFSTLKRTDLNRKLPARARVKQSRVPNAYDKTALKLEIGDIIKVTKTNINGQWEGELNGRKGHFPFTHVEFVEDCDLSSNCTNIRFNSANDWVEQH, encoded by the exons atGGATACATTTGATGTATCTGATAGAAGCAG TTGGTACTTTGGATCCATGTCTCGGCAAGAAGCAACTGAGGTGTTAATGAATGAACGAGAACGTGGAGTTTTTTTGGTTCGTGACAGCAATTCAATAGAAGGCGATTATGTGCTTTGCGTGAG aGAAGACACTAAAGTGAGCAACTACATTATTAACAAAGTGCAGCAACAAGACCAAATTGTTTTCCGCATCGGTGATCAGTCATTTGAAAATTTACCAAAACTGCTTACGTTTTACACACTACATTATCTGGACACCACACCATTAAGACGACCAGCTctgaaaaaaattgaaaag GATCAAGATGATTTACCATTTCAAAGAGGCGAAGTGCTTACTATAATTCGAAAAGATGAGGATCAATGGTGGACTGCTCGCAGCTCTACGGGACAAATTGGACAAATACCGGTTCCCTACGTTCAAAAA TTCTATGATGACTCTATAGGGGAAGATAATGTGGATCAGCCGACAACATTAAATATCAGTTCATGTTTAGCACGTACCAATATTTCATATAGTGTTAACTGCGACCCACCTACCGTATCGACTGGTCAGTTTAGTACATTAAAACGGACAGACTTAAAC CGAAAGCTCCCAGCCCGAGCACGTGTTAAGCAATCAAGAGTACCAAACGCGTATGATAAGACTGCGCTCAAATTGGAAATTGGTGATATCATTAAAGTCACTAAAACCAATATTAATGGTCAATGGGAAGGCGAGTTGAATGGACGCAAGGGTCATTTTCCATTTACACACGTTGAGTTTGTTGAGGATTGTGACTTAAGCAGTAATTGTACGAATATCCGATTTAATAGCGCTAACGATTGGGTTGAACAACACtaa